Proteins encoded by one window of Martelella endophytica:
- a CDS encoding ROK family transcriptional regulator — protein MPEQAPPPILRQISTRAMMKVLLEQGPTSRAELAKITGFSKQTTSEVVRALEENGYVRKKGIDSGKVGSPAIIYEVADEAGYALGIDAGASTIRASLVTLSSRIAGEITVQSDPRGGRELVAQLGSVKRRLIDETGISPAALRVVSLAMPGSVDPNTGAISHAYAVPEIDRFDVFAALQEEFDCELLMENDINAAAVGEYWNGDAKGAESLAFLSIGTGIGIGMLINGQLWRGATGAAGEIAYLPIGSDPASPLCPERGALELAIGAPAIAHRYRLAGGTGEASVKDIFDRCAAGERAAVATVEESARIASLSVLSVVAMFDPAEIIIGGNIGRRPEMSERIIQYLPQFTHRKIKLTVSALGPRATMMGAVALGLNHMHDRLFNLQSLPASLGLPVGKGTGRERGDYQKTGNL, from the coding sequence ATGCCCGAGCAAGCGCCACCTCCCATCCTGCGTCAGATCTCGACGCGCGCCATGATGAAGGTTCTGCTGGAGCAAGGGCCGACATCGCGCGCCGAACTCGCCAAGATCACCGGCTTTTCGAAACAGACGACATCTGAAGTCGTTCGGGCCCTGGAGGAGAACGGCTATGTGCGCAAGAAGGGCATCGATTCGGGCAAGGTCGGCAGTCCGGCCATTATTTATGAGGTCGCCGATGAGGCCGGCTATGCGCTGGGCATCGACGCCGGCGCGAGCACGATCCGCGCTTCGCTTGTAACGCTAAGCTCCCGGATTGCCGGCGAAATCACGGTTCAGAGCGACCCGCGCGGCGGGCGCGAGCTGGTCGCGCAACTGGGCTCCGTCAAACGCAGGCTTATCGACGAAACCGGGATCTCTCCCGCCGCCCTGAGGGTCGTTTCGCTCGCCATGCCCGGCTCCGTTGACCCGAACACCGGCGCCATCAGCCACGCCTATGCCGTGCCGGAAATCGACCGCTTTGACGTGTTCGCCGCCCTGCAGGAGGAGTTCGATTGCGAGCTGCTGATGGAAAATGACATCAACGCGGCGGCCGTCGGAGAATACTGGAACGGTGACGCCAAGGGCGCGGAATCCCTCGCCTTCCTCTCCATTGGCACCGGCATCGGCATCGGTATGCTGATCAATGGGCAACTCTGGCGCGGCGCGACCGGCGCGGCCGGCGAAATCGCCTATCTGCCGATCGGCTCCGATCCCGCCTCCCCACTCTGCCCCGAACGCGGCGCCCTGGAACTTGCGATCGGCGCCCCTGCCATTGCCCATCGTTATCGCCTGGCCGGGGGAACGGGCGAGGCCAGCGTCAAGGACATCTTCGACCGATGCGCTGCCGGCGAGCGCGCCGCCGTCGCAACCGTCGAGGAAAGCGCAAGAATCGCTTCGCTTTCTGTGCTTTCTGTGGTCGCGATGTTCGATCCGGCGGAGATCATCATCGGCGGCAATATCGGCCGGCGCCCGGAGATGTCCGAACGGATTATCCAGTATCTGCCGCAATTTACCCACCGCAAGATCAAGCTCACCGTCAGCGCCCTCGGCCCCCGTGCCACAATGATGGGCGCCGTCGCGCTCGGCCTCAACCACATGCATGACCGGCTCTTCAACCTGCAGTCCCTTCCGGCAAGCCTCGGGCTGCCCGTCGGGAAAGGCACGGGTCGGGAACGGGGCGACTACCAGAAGACCGGCAACCTCTGA
- a CDS encoding carbohydrate ABC transporter permease, with amino-acid sequence MNRARYLRAPLIVLTLAMFLLPPLWLLASSLKSSKAIFAWPPQLLPTSPTLENFRAAISQDNFGLYFQNSLFVAVASAALSVLISLMAGYALAKFRFKGETVIFLIIMSALMIPLQIILIPIFIILKELHLLNTLWGLILAPAATPTGVFIMRQYIRSIPDSLLEAARIDGTPEWRIFLRIIVPLSIPAIAALAAFTFVWRWNDYLWPYLLITDQSKWTVQLALANNVGQWDINWPRLLAMSVLSVIPTLVLFISLQRYFMSGLLSGATKE; translated from the coding sequence ATGAACCGTGCAAGATATCTGCGTGCGCCGCTCATCGTGCTCACGCTGGCGATGTTCCTGCTGCCGCCGCTCTGGCTGCTGGCCAGCTCGCTGAAATCGTCCAAGGCGATCTTCGCCTGGCCGCCGCAGCTTCTGCCGACAAGCCCGACGCTGGAGAACTTCCGTGCCGCGATCTCGCAGGACAATTTCGGCCTCTACTTCCAGAACTCGCTATTCGTTGCGGTTGCCTCGGCGGCGCTGTCGGTGTTGATCAGTCTGATGGCGGGCTACGCGCTCGCCAAGTTCCGCTTCAAGGGGGAAACGGTGATCTTCCTGATCATCATGTCGGCGCTGATGATCCCGTTGCAGATCATCCTCATCCCGATCTTCATCATCCTCAAGGAACTGCATCTTCTGAACACGCTGTGGGGCCTGATCCTGGCGCCTGCGGCAACGCCGACGGGCGTGTTCATCATGCGTCAGTACATCCGCTCCATACCCGACAGCTTGCTCGAGGCGGCCCGCATCGACGGTACGCCGGAGTGGCGCATCTTCCTGCGCATCATCGTGCCGCTCAGCATTCCGGCCATCGCCGCCCTTGCCGCCTTCACCTTCGTCTGGCGCTGGAACGACTATCTCTGGCCCTATCTGCTGATCACTGATCAGTCGAAGTGGACGGTGCAGCTCGCGCTCGCCAACAATGTCGGGCAGTGGGATATCAACTGGCCGCGTCTTCTGGCAATGTCGGTGCTCTCGGTCATTCCGACGCTCGTGCTCTTCATCAGTCTTCAACGCTATTTCATGAGCGGCCTGCTCTCGGGCGCCACCAAGGAGTGA
- a CDS encoding glycoside hydrolase family 88/105 protein, which yields MIDRALLTDRIDRLVGGLTGLKDEGHFDEPNLDGTKGDYVSFDSWEWPQGVGLYGLAQLWLQTGDDKAKAILEAWYANQLAAGLPSQNVNTTAPMLALSLLWRKTREEKWEAPMRDWADTILSSMPRTPSGGFQHNVSDKINDNELWDDTLFMVALFLASYGEGAGRADLVEEAKFQFLVHTLYLSEPETGLWFHGWTFDGNHNFARARWARGNSWISAGMLDLLELAELDDGSRRYFEMVVKSQLDALIALQAESGAWHTLVDDPESYEEISATAAIGYALLKGARLGIGPESWRDAGLKALDAVIANIGDDGVVANVSYGTRMGHDLQFYRDIPLHPTAYGQSMALLCLVEALNLTKGEA from the coding sequence ATGATCGATCGTGCGCTGTTGACCGACCGGATCGACCGCCTTGTCGGCGGGCTGACCGGCCTGAAGGATGAAGGCCATTTCGATGAGCCCAATCTCGATGGCACCAAGGGCGACTATGTCAGCTTCGACAGCTGGGAATGGCCGCAGGGCGTCGGGCTTTATGGTCTCGCCCAGCTCTGGCTGCAGACCGGCGACGACAAGGCCAAGGCCATTCTCGAGGCCTGGTACGCCAATCAGCTGGCCGCGGGCCTGCCATCGCAGAACGTCAATACCACGGCGCCGATGCTGGCGCTTTCCCTGCTCTGGCGCAAGACGCGCGAGGAGAAATGGGAAGCACCGATGCGCGACTGGGCCGATACAATCCTGTCATCGATGCCGCGCACGCCCTCGGGCGGCTTCCAGCACAATGTCTCCGACAAGATCAATGACAACGAATTGTGGGACGACACGCTGTTCATGGTGGCACTGTTTCTCGCGAGTTACGGCGAGGGCGCTGGGCGTGCCGATCTCGTGGAGGAGGCGAAGTTCCAGTTTCTCGTCCACACGCTCTATCTTTCGGAGCCCGAAACCGGCCTCTGGTTCCATGGCTGGACATTTGATGGCAACCACAACTTCGCCCGGGCGCGCTGGGCGCGCGGCAATTCCTGGATATCCGCCGGCATGCTGGATCTGCTGGAACTGGCAGAGCTCGACGATGGCTCGCGGCGCTATTTCGAGATGGTGGTGAAGAGCCAGCTCGACGCCCTGATCGCGCTGCAGGCGGAAAGCGGCGCCTGGCACACGCTTGTCGACGATCCGGAGAGCTATGAGGAAATCTCGGCAACGGCAGCCATCGGCTATGCGCTCTTGAAGGGCGCGCGGCTAGGCATCGGCCCGGAAAGCTGGCGCGATGCCGGACTGAAGGCACTCGATGCGGTGATCGCCAATATCGGAGACGACGGCGTCGTTGCCAACGTTTCCTATGGCACCCGCATGGGCCACGACCTGCAGTTCTACCGCGATATTCCGCTCCACCCGACCGCCTATGGCCAGTCAATGGCGCTTCTGTGCCTGGTCGAGGCGCTCAATCTGACGAAGGGAGAAGCCTGA
- a CDS encoding 6-phosphogluconolactonase, with the protein MNECRIFPTPEAIGRHVAETILDGFDAARAAGKTYLLGCPTGRTPRPVYSALADMLRQAPRDLSGLVLVMMDEYVLADTAGALRLAAPEAHYSCQGFAEREIRQFLNAALPPEDQLPAENVWFADIDEPEAYDRRIAEAGGLDFFILASGASDGHVAFNPPGTPRHSRTRVVTLAEETRIDNMSTFPGFADISEVPTHGISVGLETIAGARDAAMILTGAGKQLAFQRITGTRGFDPDWPASIVHDCAKNLILADPAAAGH; encoded by the coding sequence ATGAACGAGTGCCGCATTTTTCCAACGCCCGAAGCCATCGGCCGCCACGTGGCAGAGACCATTCTTGACGGCTTCGACGCGGCCCGGGCTGCCGGCAAGACCTATCTCCTCGGATGCCCGACCGGGCGCACGCCGCGACCGGTTTATTCAGCACTTGCCGATATGCTGCGGCAGGCACCACGCGATCTTTCCGGGCTCGTTCTGGTGATGATGGATGAATATGTACTGGCCGATACCGCCGGCGCCTTGCGGCTCGCGGCGCCCGAGGCGCACTATTCATGCCAGGGGTTCGCCGAGCGAGAGATCCGCCAGTTTCTGAACGCTGCCCTGCCGCCTGAAGATCAACTGCCCGCCGAAAACGTTTGGTTTGCGGATATTGATGAGCCTGAGGCCTATGACCGGCGTATTGCCGAGGCAGGTGGGCTCGATTTCTTCATCCTCGCTTCCGGTGCCAGCGATGGCCATGTGGCCTTCAATCCGCCGGGTACGCCACGGCACTCGCGCACCCGCGTCGTCACGCTTGCCGAGGAAACCCGTATCGACAACATGTCGACCTTTCCGGGTTTCGCGGACATCTCGGAGGTGCCGACCCACGGCATTTCGGTCGGGCTGGAGACGATTGCGGGGGCACGCGATGCGGCGATGATCCTCACCGGCGCCGGCAAGCAACTTGCCTTCCAGCGGATTACCGGCACGCGGGGTTTCGACCCGGACTGGCCGGCAAGCATCGTCCACGATTGCGCGAAGAACCTGATCCTGGCCGATCCCGCCGCTGCCGGACACTGA
- a CDS encoding ROK family protein, producing MHDLRTDLADIDALLTQARDGGVSSAHPLLPLLERDGLVTEASGHGHQAWQVAHGAGCVAGLDLGGTKLYGALADMSGRIVAEASEPTRHDGEEATLEQLATMVRSLQEKADAHIGGLRAIGLGVPGFVSAETGSIALSPNLSLSSDFDFDGRLSALFGGCPVRMDNDVNFAVLGEYWRGQGRDLFFAGRQRGADCGSLAFLSLGTGIGLGLMIDGRVVRGASGGAGEIAYMPAGIDPFASARTTFGGSYEDIVGSPGIRRRYGEEGVTVREIFDRAAAGERKAASVIDDTARQIAVGAATIATLIDPEMIVLGGGIGTRADFAELIIEYTAELTPVAPRIGISRLGQRAGVVGAIMETLLEIRQAMLRTGEPRKGGSGSAPGGLADPGEAPSAHSGGGAHAAAG from the coding sequence GTGCACGACCTCCGAACCGATCTCGCCGACATTGATGCGCTGCTGACGCAGGCCAGGGACGGTGGCGTGTCTAGCGCCCACCCACTTCTACCGCTGCTGGAGCGTGATGGGCTGGTGACAGAGGCATCCGGCCACGGCCATCAGGCATGGCAGGTCGCGCATGGCGCCGGCTGTGTCGCGGGGCTCGATCTTGGCGGCACCAAGCTCTATGGCGCCCTTGCCGACATGTCGGGCAGGATCGTTGCCGAGGCTTCGGAGCCGACCCGCCACGATGGCGAGGAGGCAACGCTCGAACAGCTCGCAACCATGGTGCGCTCGCTTCAGGAAAAGGCTGACGCGCACATTGGCGGCCTGCGCGCGATCGGCCTTGGGGTGCCGGGCTTCGTCTCCGCAGAGACCGGAAGCATAGCGCTTTCTCCCAATCTCTCTTTGTCGTCCGATTTCGATTTTGATGGCCGCCTCTCCGCTCTTTTCGGTGGCTGCCCCGTGCGGATGGACAACGACGTCAACTTTGCTGTCCTCGGCGAATACTGGCGTGGTCAGGGGCGTGACCTGTTCTTCGCGGGCCGGCAGCGGGGCGCGGACTGCGGTTCGCTTGCCTTTCTGTCGCTGGGCACCGGCATCGGCCTCGGCCTGATGATCGACGGTCGGGTGGTTCGCGGGGCCTCGGGTGGAGCCGGCGAGATCGCCTACATGCCCGCCGGCATCGACCCTTTCGCCTCGGCGCGCACGACCTTCGGCGGCTCGTATGAGGACATTGTCGGTTCGCCGGGCATCCGCCGGCGTTACGGCGAAGAAGGCGTGACGGTCCGGGAGATATTCGACCGTGCCGCCGCGGGTGAGCGCAAGGCCGCGTCGGTCATTGACGATACGGCCCGTCAGATCGCCGTTGGCGCGGCGACGATTGCCACGCTGATCGATCCCGAGATGATCGTCCTTGGTGGCGGTATCGGCACACGCGCCGATTTTGCGGAGCTCATCATCGAATACACCGCCGAACTGACGCCGGTGGCACCGAGGATCGGCATCAGCCGGCTCGGCCAGCGTGCCGGTGTGGTTGGCGCGATCATGGAAACCTTGCTTGAAATTCGGCAGGCGATGTTGCGGACCGGCGAGCCCCGGAAGGGCGGGTCCGGCAGCGCGCCCGGCGGATTGGCCGACCCCGGAGAGGCGCCATCGGCGCATTCGGGAGGCGGCGCGCATGCGGCCGCCGGATAG
- a CDS encoding carbohydrate ABC transporter permease translates to MSISGKMQQEAVTPAAKAEMKPGGGNPPPGTTVRSSRRSRLAKQMFPYLLLLPTVGLLVTFCIYPLAQGLFMSLFRRGIVVTERVPATWPKFVGFDNFVAVFEDPEFLGVLARTVGFVVFAVPLVTIVSLLLALLLKKTFFGSGAVRAVVFFPAMISLLITGVVWKWLFGFNSGLINYVLSLVSIEPVPWLQDASMAQIAVVLVWVWANAGFYMMIIITGLTTIPEELYEAARIDAASPWRAFWRITLPLLKPTLSLVMILASVEAFKVYELVVSLTGGGPGRSTVYLIQTIYETAFRKPNAAGIAAAQSAILFVALLLLTIVQLRMSREKT, encoded by the coding sequence ATGAGTATCAGCGGTAAAATGCAGCAGGAAGCGGTAACCCCTGCTGCCAAGGCAGAAATGAAACCAGGCGGGGGCAATCCCCCGCCTGGGACCACGGTGCGCTCGAGCCGCCGCAGCCGGCTGGCAAAGCAGATGTTTCCGTATCTGCTGCTGCTGCCGACCGTCGGCCTTCTTGTCACCTTCTGCATCTACCCGCTGGCGCAGGGGCTGTTCATGTCCCTCTTCCGGCGCGGCATCGTCGTCACTGAACGGGTGCCGGCGACCTGGCCGAAATTCGTCGGTTTCGACAATTTCGTCGCGGTTTTCGAGGATCCGGAGTTTCTCGGCGTGCTCGCGCGCACCGTCGGCTTCGTCGTTTTTGCCGTGCCGCTGGTGACGATCGTGTCGCTGCTGCTGGCGCTGCTTTTGAAAAAGACCTTCTTCGGTTCCGGCGCGGTGCGCGCAGTCGTGTTCTTCCCGGCGATGATCAGCCTGCTGATTACCGGCGTTGTGTGGAAATGGCTGTTCGGCTTCAATTCCGGGCTGATCAACTATGTGCTTTCTCTGGTGTCGATCGAGCCGGTTCCGTGGCTTCAGGATGCCTCGATGGCGCAGATCGCCGTCGTGCTCGTCTGGGTCTGGGCCAATGCCGGCTTCTACATGATGATCATCATCACCGGGCTGACGACGATCCCGGAAGAGCTTTACGAGGCGGCGCGTATCGATGCGGCAAGCCCGTGGCGGGCATTCTGGCGGATCACGCTGCCGCTTCTGAAGCCGACGCTGTCGCTGGTGATGATCCTTGCCTCGGTCGAGGCGTTCAAGGTCTACGAGCTTGTCGTGTCACTGACAGGTGGCGGACCTGGCCGTTCGACGGTCTACCTGATCCAGACCATCTACGAGACCGCGTTCCGCAAGCCGAACGCCGCCGGTATCGCCGCTGCACAGTCCGCCATCCTGTTTGTCGCGCTGCTGCTGCTCACCATCGTGCAATTGCGCATGTCGAGGGAGAAGACATGA
- a CDS encoding MFS transporter: MSPAMTLLFAVAGGIAVGNLYWAQPLLADIAEKTGVATGTASLLVTVTQIGYALGILLFVPLGDVLNRRRVIPVAMALSAIALAAAAFAPGFAPLAVALAAVGLLTTGGQMLPPLAGALATPDQRGRVLGTVASGMLTGILVSRTVAGFLAEAFGWRAVFAIAAFATLLMAALLARLVPHLESQTQISYPKLLASVFTAIRDYAVVRTTLVMGACTFGVFSLFWTGLTFLLTDEPYNYSLSQIGLVGLAGLAGALAAKNAGRLHDKGLAVGAQGIAFLVTLACLLVAALWSTSILVIIAIVIVLDAAIQSVNVLNQIRLISVGPEARSRMNSAFVTSNFIGGAIGSALAGAVWPAAGWTGLMIAAGVLILIASFFWLTGRPAFSKLAAA, translated from the coding sequence ATGTCACCCGCGATGACGCTGCTATTCGCCGTTGCAGGCGGCATCGCAGTCGGCAATCTCTATTGGGCTCAACCCCTTCTGGCCGACATTGCCGAGAAAACCGGTGTCGCGACTGGCACGGCCAGCCTGCTGGTGACCGTTACACAGATTGGCTATGCGCTTGGCATTCTGCTTTTCGTTCCGCTCGGCGACGTCCTGAACCGGCGACGCGTGATCCCTGTCGCGATGGCTCTATCGGCGATTGCGCTTGCAGCCGCCGCATTTGCGCCTGGCTTCGCGCCTCTTGCCGTCGCGTTGGCCGCCGTGGGATTACTGACGACCGGTGGGCAGATGTTGCCGCCGCTGGCGGGTGCTCTGGCGACACCGGATCAGCGCGGACGTGTGCTGGGAACTGTGGCATCCGGCATGCTGACGGGCATTCTCGTATCACGAACTGTCGCGGGCTTTCTCGCCGAGGCGTTCGGCTGGCGGGCAGTGTTTGCCATCGCTGCCTTTGCGACCCTGCTGATGGCGGCGCTCCTGGCGCGCCTCGTACCCCATCTGGAAAGTCAGACGCAGATATCCTATCCCAAGCTTCTCGCGTCCGTCTTCACGGCAATCCGCGACTACGCCGTGGTCCGCACGACACTGGTCATGGGGGCCTGCACGTTCGGTGTGTTCTCGCTGTTCTGGACCGGCCTGACATTTCTGCTGACGGATGAACCCTACAATTACTCGCTCAGCCAGATCGGGCTGGTCGGCCTCGCCGGTCTTGCCGGGGCGCTCGCCGCCAAGAATGCCGGTCGCCTGCATGACAAGGGCCTCGCCGTCGGTGCACAAGGTATTGCGTTTCTTGTCACCCTGGCCTGTCTTCTCGTTGCCGCTTTGTGGTCAACCTCGATCCTGGTGATCATTGCGATCGTCATTGTTTTGGATGCGGCCATCCAGTCGGTCAACGTGTTGAACCAGATACGTCTGATTTCCGTCGGTCCGGAAGCACGGAGCCGCATGAACTCGGCCTTCGTGACCTCGAACTTCATCGGCGGTGCAATCGGCTCGGCTCTGGCTGGTGCCGTATGGCCGGCCGCCGGCTGGACCGGCCTGATGATTGCCGCCGGCGTGCTCATCCTGATTGCCAGTTTTTTCTGGTTGACCGGACGTCCCGCATTTTCCAAGCTCGCTGCAGCATAG
- a CDS encoding flavodoxin family protein: protein MQIAIVYDSGYGHTAKQAEAVADGIRKIEGAEVFLHAVAEGDTPWEKLTQSDAIIFGSPTYNGTVSAGLKQFMEESTRTAWTPQAWRNKIAAGFTNSGAMHGDKLNSLVTIALFAAQHGMIWTGLDMFPGEGNEAMNRVGGWLGAMAQSDNASPEITPIRSDLDTAAYLGQRVAEVTTQFIAGRKA, encoded by the coding sequence ATGCAGATCGCAATTGTATATGACAGTGGCTATGGCCACACCGCCAAGCAGGCAGAAGCCGTGGCCGACGGCATTCGCAAGATCGAGGGTGCCGAGGTCTTTCTCCATGCAGTCGCGGAGGGTGACACGCCCTGGGAAAAGCTTACCCAGAGCGACGCCATCATCTTCGGCTCGCCGACCTATAATGGCACGGTCAGTGCAGGTTTGAAGCAGTTCATGGAAGAAAGCACGCGCACAGCCTGGACGCCTCAGGCCTGGCGCAACAAGATTGCCGCCGGCTTCACCAATTCAGGCGCCATGCACGGCGACAAGCTGAATTCACTGGTGACGATCGCCCTCTTTGCAGCTCAGCACGGCATGATCTGGACCGGTCTGGACATGTTCCCCGGTGAGGGCAATGAGGCGATGAACCGCGTCGGTGGCTGGCTCGGCGCCATGGCCCAGTCGGACAATGCCTCGCCAGAGATCACACCGATCCGGAGCGATCTCGACACTGCCGCCTATCTCGGCCAACGCGTGGCCGAAGTGACGACCCAGTTCATTGCTGGCCGCAAGGCCTGA
- a CDS encoding ABC transporter ATP-binding protein yields the protein MADLALRNVVKRFGEVDVIKGVDLEVRHGEFVVFVGPSGCGKSTLLRIISGLEETTSGAIEIGGAEVSKASPADRGIAMVFQSYALYPHMTVAQNLSFGLENTRKPKAEIKARVSEAARMLELEPYLQRKPRELSGGQRQRVAIGRAIVREPSVFLFDEPLSNLDAALRVQMRAEIGKLHRRLQTTMIYVTHDQVEAMTMADRIAVVNAGRIEQFGAPLELFEHPVNRFVAGFIGSPRMNFYPGTIKGIRDGVAHILVPGFGELAFDVDPALAEEGIEVELGVRPTYFSFAEEGTPEAIAFDVDYAESVGTETYVYGKIAGNPATTILHFADHVAVNENDRLSLRPALGRAHLFRLSDGKSLKAVYRPQTSPMMAAGSETR from the coding sequence ATGGCCGATCTGGCGCTGCGAAACGTGGTCAAACGCTTTGGCGAGGTGGATGTCATCAAGGGTGTGGACCTCGAGGTTCGCCATGGTGAGTTCGTCGTCTTTGTCGGCCCGTCGGGCTGCGGAAAGTCGACGCTGCTCAGGATTATCTCGGGCCTTGAGGAAACGACGAGCGGCGCCATCGAGATCGGCGGCGCGGAAGTCAGCAAGGCCTCACCCGCGGACCGCGGCATTGCCATGGTGTTCCAGTCTTATGCCCTTTACCCGCATATGACCGTCGCCCAGAACCTGTCCTTCGGTCTTGAAAACACGCGCAAGCCCAAGGCGGAAATCAAGGCGCGGGTCAGCGAAGCGGCCCGCATGCTCGAACTTGAACCCTACCTGCAGCGCAAGCCGCGCGAGCTTTCCGGTGGCCAGCGCCAGCGCGTCGCCATCGGTCGCGCCATCGTTCGTGAGCCGAGCGTCTTTCTTTTCGACGAGCCTCTCTCCAACCTCGATGCGGCGCTGCGCGTTCAGATGCGCGCCGAAATCGGCAAGCTGCACCGCCGGCTGCAGACCACGATGATCTATGTCACCCATGACCAGGTCGAGGCGATGACCATGGCCGATCGCATCGCGGTGGTGAATGCCGGTCGCATCGAGCAGTTCGGCGCCCCGCTTGAACTTTTCGAGCATCCGGTCAACCGATTCGTCGCCGGTTTCATCGGCTCGCCGCGGATGAATTTCTACCCGGGCACCATCAAGGGCATCCGCGATGGCGTCGCACATATCCTCGTTCCGGGATTTGGGGAGCTCGCTTTCGATGTCGATCCGGCGCTTGCAGAAGAGGGGATCGAGGTCGAACTCGGCGTGCGCCCGACCTATTTCTCCTTTGCCGAAGAGGGCACCCCTGAAGCCATCGCCTTCGATGTCGATTACGCCGAAAGCGTCGGCACCGAGACCTATGTCTATGGCAAGATTGCCGGAAACCCGGCGACCACGATCCTGCATTTTGCCGACCACGTCGCCGTCAACGAAAACGACCGGCTGTCACTGCGCCCTGCCCTCGGCCGCGCCCATCTTTTCCGCCTTTCCGACGGCAAGTCGCTCAAGGCCGTCTACCGGCCGCAAACCAGCCCGATGATGGCGGCAGGCAGCGAAACACGTTGA
- a CDS encoding ABC transporter substrate-binding protein has protein sequence MKLQYAVTTGILALMAGQASASELNVMWYLSSDAEEQVIKDVLATYTEAHPETTFNLQIVPYDGIDNRFAQLASAGSLPDISKTSSMRPFIRPYLTDLAPTLGADFLDQFNQGLAAGAKLGDQIIAAPLDLTAIGMLLNVDAFNEAGIEIPPIDQPWTWDEFLANAKEASEAAGIRYPLVWDVSASRWLTFEFQYGNHIFSEEEPYEVVFDQDKATATLDKFMEIAEGYMPAGLFSGSSSDNPKSLFLNNQAVAWMSGSWQVPSLAADADFTWSAGPTPYGTVQSSMVGGDYVVGFNTSEHADEATAFIEWLTATEEGQTAFNKPLFLIPANLDIPAIDYGDAKVSEALQRFQAELTASPVYAATDQGNPAMQYVWDPIIQSVNQVAAGQMSSADAIAKIRKAAEDALAADAQ, from the coding sequence ATGAAACTGCAATATGCCGTAACAACGGGAATTCTTGCGCTGATGGCCGGTCAGGCCTCGGCGTCGGAGCTCAATGTCATGTGGTATCTGAGTTCGGACGCGGAGGAGCAGGTTATCAAGGATGTGCTCGCCACCTATACGGAAGCGCACCCGGAAACCACGTTCAATCTTCAGATCGTGCCGTATGACGGCATCGACAATCGCTTCGCGCAGCTCGCCAGCGCCGGCTCGCTGCCGGATATCTCGAAGACGAGCTCGATGCGGCCTTTCATCCGGCCGTATCTGACCGATCTCGCCCCCACGCTCGGTGCGGATTTCCTCGACCAGTTCAATCAGGGGCTCGCCGCCGGCGCCAAGCTCGGCGACCAGATCATCGCCGCTCCGCTTGATCTGACGGCGATCGGCATGCTTTTGAACGTCGACGCCTTCAACGAAGCCGGCATCGAAATTCCGCCGATCGACCAGCCCTGGACCTGGGACGAGTTCCTTGCCAACGCCAAGGAGGCTTCCGAGGCTGCCGGCATCCGCTATCCGCTGGTCTGGGACGTTTCGGCCAGCCGCTGGCTGACCTTCGAATTCCAGTACGGCAACCACATCTTCTCCGAGGAAGAGCCCTACGAAGTCGTGTTCGATCAGGACAAGGCGACGGCGACGCTCGACAAGTTCATGGAGATCGCCGAGGGTTACATGCCGGCCGGCCTGTTCTCCGGTTCGAGCTCGGATAACCCGAAGAGCCTGTTCCTCAACAACCAGGCTGTCGCCTGGATGTCGGGCAGCTGGCAGGTGCCGAGCCTTGCCGCCGACGCCGACTTCACCTGGAGCGCCGGTCCGACGCCCTATGGCACGGTACAGTCCAGCATGGTTGGTGGCGACTATGTCGTTGGCTTCAACACCAGCGAACATGCCGATGAGGCAACCGCCTTCATCGAATGGCTGACCGCGACGGAAGAGGGCCAGACCGCCTTCAACAAGCCGCTCTTCCTGATCCCGGCCAACCTTGACATTCCGGCCATCGACTATGGCGATGCCAAGGTCTCCGAAGCCCTGCAGCGCTTCCAGGCCGAGCTGACGGCAAGCCCCGTCTATGCCGCGACCGACCAGGGCAACCCGGCCATGCAGTATGTCTGGGATCCGATCATCCAGTCGGTGAACCAGGTGGCCGCAGGCCAGATGTCGTCCGCCGATGCGATCGCCAAGATCCGCAAGGCGGCCGAAGATGCGCTTGCCGCAGACGCCCAATGA